One Gossypium raimondii isolate GPD5lz chromosome 3, ASM2569854v1, whole genome shotgun sequence genomic window carries:
- the LOC105797105 gene encoding basic blue protein — MAQGSGSASQAKFWVALLFCFLVFWENVDAATYTVGGSNGWTFNMATWPRGKRFRAGDTLFFKYDATIHNVVAVNRGGYRSCITPAGAKVYKSGKDEVKLGKGMNYFICNIAGHCESGMKIAINAV, encoded by the exons ATGGCGCAGGGAAGTGGCAGTGCAAGTCAAGCCAAGTTCTGGGTTGCATTGCTATTTTGCTTTCTTGTTTTCTGGGAAAATGTCGATGCAGCAACTTATACTGTTGGTGGCTCCAATGGTTGGACCTTTAACATGGCCACTTGGCCTCGAGGGAAGCGTTTTAGGGCCGGTGACACACTCT TCTTCAAATACGATGCAACAATCCACAATGTGGTGGCGGTGAACCGGGGAGGATACAGAAGCTGCATAACGCCGGCGGGAGCAAAAGTGTATAAGTCAGGGAAAGATGAGGTAAAACTGGGGAAAGGAATGAACTACTTCATATGCAACATTGCTGGTCACTGTGAATCTGGTATGAAGATAGCCATAAATGCAGTGTAA